Proteins encoded within one genomic window of Trichoderma asperellum chromosome 2, complete sequence:
- a CDS encoding uncharacterized protein (EggNog:ENOG41~TransMembrane:4 (o29-47i91-110o116-137i149-167o)): MSNWILQTLPSSFVDMSTMFTMVDLSTNYSFYMVPAAFTLCWLPAAYGHTLAGKNFDETNPRHTQAAVLRDDKMDKARQQRITRALSAMENGFESLGMFAGGVAAANYAGVDIYTLNLLTIEYVLSRVLYIFVYIVLCENGRLSILRTLSWLLGVVSMLALWIMAGIKAGA; the protein is encoded by the exons ATGTCCAATTGGATTTTACAGACGTTGCCCAGTTCGTTTGTCGACATGAGCACCATGTTCACGATGGTGGATCTTTCTACAAACTACTCCTTTTATATG GTTCCGGCGGCATTTACTTTGTGCTGGCTCCCCGCCGCGTATGGCCATACTCTGGCTGGCAAGAATTTTGACGAGACCAATCCGCGGCATACACAGGCGGCCGTTCTCCGAGATGACAAGATGGACAAAGCC CGCCAGCAACGCATCACCCGAGCGCTAAGCGCCATGGAAAACGGCTTCGAGTCGCTGGGCATGTTCGCGGGGGGCGTGGCGGCGGCCAACTACGCAGGCGTGGACATCTACACGCTGAATCTGCTGACGATTGAGTACGTCTTGTCGCGGGTGCTGTACATTTTCGTGTACATTGTGCTATGTGAGAACGGGAGGCTGTCGATTCTGAGGACCttgtcttggctgctgggggTTGTGAGCATGCTTGCGCTGTGGATCATGGCTGGGATAAAGGCCGGTGCTTAA
- a CDS encoding uncharacterized protein (EggNog:ENOG41~SECRETED:SignalP(1-22)~CAZy:GH16) → MYTSTGITFSLGALLATGAANAQYSLSVTYDASNFFSSFDFFTDSDPTNGFVQYVDGNTANSLNLTSTLTGSIIMGVDSTELNPANGRKSVRVTSQQSFNHGLFIADIAHMPGSICGAWPAFWMVGPNWPNAGEIDIIEGVNTQTSDSITLHTSAGFSVSNDGSSSGTQLLGSDCEGNSGCSQTTSDNQNYGDGFNAINGGVYATEWTSDHIAVWFFPRTNIPSDISGGNPNPSGWGSPLAQFNPTDGSSIDDHFQNNQLVFDTTFCGDWAGSSNVWNSNSECSALASTCQEYVSNNPAAFVDAFWSVNSIKVYDQASNATVKATGPRRSVKFRA, encoded by the coding sequence ATGTATACTTCTACGGGTATCACCTTTTCTCTCGGCGCACTCCTCGCCACTGGAGCCGCCAACGCCCAGTACAGCTTGAGTGTCACCTACGACGCCAGCAATTTCTTTTCCAGCTTTGACTTCTTCACCGACTCGGACCCAACAAATGGGTTTGTTCAGTATGTTGATGGCAACACAGCCAACTCCCTCAACCTTACTTCAACCTTGACGGGATCGATAATTATGGGTGTCGACTCGACGGAATTAAACCCGGCCAACGGCCGCAAGTCAGTCCGCGTGACATCGCAGCAATCTTTCAACCATGGCCTATTTATCGCCGATATTGCTCACATGCCAGGTAGCATCTGCGGAGCCTGGCCCGCCTTCTGGATGGTTGGCCCTAACTGGCCAAACGCGGGCGAAATAGACATCATCGAAGGCGTTAATACCCAGACGTCTGATTCCATTACTCTGCATACTTCTGCTGGCTTCTCTGTCAGCAACGATGGATCCAGCTCGGGTACTCAACTGCTCGGCAGCGATTGTGAGGGCAACTCTGGATGTAGCCAGACTACCTCGGACAATCAAAATTACGGAGATGGATTCAATGCCATCAATGGAGGCGTTTACGCTACTGAGTGGACATCCGACCACATTGCTGTCTGGTTCTTTCCCCGGACTAATATTCCCTCTGATATCAGTGGCGGGAACCCCAATCCTAGCGGATGGGGCAGTCCTTTGGCACAGTTCAATCCTAccgacggcagcagcattgatgACCACTTCCAGAACAACCAGCTTGTCTTTGACACTACCTTTTGCGGCGACTGGGCTGGCTCTTCCAATGTTTGGAACTCTAACTCTGAATGCTCTGCCTTGGCCAGCACGTGCCAGGAGTACGTCTCTAACAACCCTGCGGCCTTTGTGGATGCTTTCTGGAGTGTCAACTCTATCAAAGTCTATGACCAGGCTTCCAACGCTACTGTCAAGGCTACTGGCCCAAGGAGATCTGTTAAATTCAGGGCTTAA